The Tamandua tetradactyla isolate mTamTet1 chromosome 8, mTamTet1.pri, whole genome shotgun sequence genome includes a window with the following:
- the LOC143643251 gene encoding olfactory receptor 10G4-like — MRNASLVTLFVLASIPHAPASSTALLGIFLVVYVLTVVGNLLILLLIRVASHLHTPMYYFLANLSFIDMWFSTVTVPKMLMTFVSPAGGAISFGSCAAQLYAFHFLGSSECFLYTVMAYDRYLAISHPLRYAGLMSGRACAVLAASTWLSGALHSALQTALTFRLPYCGPHHIQHYFCDVPPILKLACVDTSANEMVIFVNVGVVASGCFLLIALSYACIGRCILKIRTSEGRRRAWQTCASHCIVVLCFFGPGVFIYLRPGSQNGVDGVVAVFYTVLTPLLNPVVYTLRNKDVRKALLRLKEKAANSQTK; from the coding sequence ATGAGGAACGCGAGCCTCGTGACCTTGTTTGTCCTGGCGAGCATTCCCCACGCCCCCGCGTCCAGCACCGCCCTCCTGGGAATCTTCCTGGTGGTGTACGTGCTCACCGTGGTGGGGAACCTCCTCATCCTGCTGCTCATCAGGGTGGCGTCCCacctccacacccccatgtactacTTCCTGGCCAACCTGTCCTTCATCGACATGTGGTTCTCCACTGTCACTGTGCCCAAAATGCTCATGACCTTCGTCTCCCCAGCGGGCGGGGCCATCTCCTTTGGCAGCTGCGCCGCGCAGCTCTATGCCTTCCACTTTCTGGGGAGCAGCGAGTGTTTCCTCTACACcgtcatggcctatgaccgctaccTGGCCATCAGCCACCCGCTCAGGTACGCCGGCCTGATGAGCGGGAGAGCCTGCGCCGTCCTGGCCGCCAGCACCTGGCTCAGCGGCGCCCTGCACTCGGCGCTGCAGACTGCCCTGACGTTCCGCTTGCCCTACTGCGGGCCCCACCACATCCAGCATTACTTCTGCGACGTTCCGCCCATCCTCAAGCTGGCCTGTGTGGACACCTCAGCCAATGAGATGGTGATCTTTGTCAACGTCGGGGTGGTGGCCTCGGGCTGCTTTCTCCTGATAGCGCTGTCCTATGCGTGCATTGGCCGCTGCATCCTGAAGATCCGCACCTCGGAGGGGAGGCGCAGAGCCTGGCAGACCTGCGCCTCCCACTGCATCGTGGTCCTGTGCTTCTTTGGTCCCGGTGTTTTCATCTACTTGAGGCCAGGCTCCCAGAATGGTGTGGATGGGGTTGTGGCAGTTTTCTACACTGTACTGACTCCTCTTCTGAACCCTGTTGTATACACCCTGAGGAACAAGGATGTCAGAAAAGCTCTGTTGAGGCTTAAAGAGAAAGCAGCAAATTCTCAGACCAAATAA